One genomic segment of Hordeum vulgare subsp. vulgare chromosome 2H, MorexV3_pseudomolecules_assembly, whole genome shotgun sequence includes these proteins:
- the LOC123431061 gene encoding uncharacterized protein LOC123431061, with product MALAAAASSVGVASVALLLLLIANASASDASLEGRRALPGRETIHLEPIVFAERKAIVGSSPWRRSAEETPPPPANNSLVLAAGRTHRSDPSAKLTMYGGGWNISETHYWASVGYTGFPLFLLAVVWFVGFGAVMLVISCCWCCCCFCRDRTDRYSPTSFKTSLILLVILTIATIVGCLVLNAGQQAFHASTINTVDYVVGQGNLTVDNLRNFAGSLAAAKNIGVEQIFLPVDVQRKIDAVEEKLNSSANEFSTRIVHNSDKIKNVVDKMQYYLMAVGVIMFGLAVLGLMFSVLGLQFLVSLLVIAGWVLVTVTLMMAGVFVLLHNVVGDTCVAMDEWVTHPQDHTALDDILPCVDVATANESMHRSEEVTAQLVALVNNVIVNISNRDFPPGLEPLYFNQSGPRMPVLCNPFKPDMSQRQCAPGEVDFSTASGEWKKFQCQATGPAGKELCTTAGRVTPAAYNQMTAAASISRGLYEYGPFLMQLQDCTFVRETFSSISVNNCPGLRHYSRIVYDGLVVMSGSVMLSIVCWMVHTRQRRRRARSG from the exons ATGGCGCTGGCCGCCGCCGCGTCGTCGGTCGGCGTCGCCTCCGTCGCTCTGCTCTTGCTCCTCATCGCCAATGCCTCGGCTTCCGACGCTAGTTTGGAGGGCAGGCGCGCCTTGCCAG GTCGCGAGACGATTCACCTTGAGCCAATCGTCTTTGCAGAAAGAAAAGCAATAGTGGGCTCGTCGCCGTGGAGGAGATCGGCGGAGgagaccccgccgccgccggcgaacAACTCGCTGGTGCTGGCGGCGGGGAGGACCCACCGGAGCGACCCGAGCGCGAAGCTGACCATGTACGGCGGCGGGTGGAACATCAGCGAGACGCATTACTGGGCT TCCGTGGGCTACACCGGCTTCCCGCTCTTCCTGCTCGCCGTCGTCTGGTTCGTCGGCTTCGGGGCCGTCATGCTCGTCATCtcctgctgctggtgctgctgctgcttctgccgGGACCGGACCGACCGCTACTCGCCCACCTCCTTCAAGACCTCCCTcatcctcctcgtcatcctcacCATCGCCACCAT CGTGGGGTGCCTGGTGCTGAACGCCGGGCAGCAGGCATTCCACGCGAGCACGATCAACACGGTGGACTACGTGGTGGGGCAGGGCAACCTGACGGTGGACAACCTGAGGAACTTCGCGGGGAGCCTGGCCGCCGCCAAGAACATCGGCGTGGAACAGATCTTCCTCCCCGTCGACGTGCAGCGCAAGATCGACGCCGTCGAGGAGAAGCTCAACTCCTCCGCCAACGAGTTCTCCACCCGCATCGTCCACAACTCCGACAAGATCAAGAACGTCGTCGACAAGAT GCAGTACTACCTGATGGCTGTCGGAGTTATCATGTTTGGCCTTGCGGTGCTCGGACTCA TGTTCTCCGTGCTGGGGCTGCAGTTTCTCGTCTCCCT GCTGGTGATCGCCGGATGGGTGCTGGTCACCGTCACGCTGATGATGGCCGGCGTCTTCGTCCTCCTGCACAA CGTGGTGGGTGACACGTGCGTGGCCATGGACGAGTGGGTGACGCACCCGCAGGACCACACGGCGCTGGACGACATCCTCCCGTGCGTGGACGTGGCGACGGCGAACGAGTCGATGCACCGGAGCGAGGAGGTGACGGCGCAGCTGGTGGCGCTGGTGAACAACGTCATCGTCAACATCTCCAACCGGGACTTCCCGCCGGGGCTGGAGCCGCTCTACTTCAACCAGTCGGGCCCCCGCATGCCGGTGCTctgcaaccccttcaagccggacATGAGCCAGCGCCAGTGCGCCCCCGGCGAGGTCGACTTCAGCACGGCGTCGGGGGAGTGGAAGAAGTTCCAGTGCCAGGCGACGGGCCCCGCCGGGAAGGAGCTGTGCACGACGGCGGGGCGGGTCACGCCGGCGGCCTACAACCAgatgacggcggcggcgagcatcaGCAGGGGGCTGTACGAGTACGGGCCGTTCCTCATGCAGCTCCAGGACTGCACCTTCGTCCGGGAGACCTTCTCCTCCATCAGCGTCAACAACTGCCCCGGCCTCAGGCACTACAGCAGGATCGTCTACGACGGCCTCGTCGTCATGTCCGGCTCCGTCATGCTCTCCATCGTCTGCTGGATGGTGCACACCAGGCAGCGCCGCCGGCGCGCCCGCAGCGGCTAG